Proteins encoded by one window of Halobaculum halobium:
- a CDS encoding J domain-containing protein: protein MNANSGMPPGDARRTLGVDADASQSEVKAAYRDRVKETHPDSGGDEDEFKRVNRAYETLKDD, encoded by the coding sequence ATGAACGCCAACTCGGGGATGCCGCCGGGCGACGCGCGCCGGACGCTCGGCGTCGACGCCGACGCCTCCCAATCGGAGGTGAAAGCCGCCTACCGCGACCGCGTGAAGGAGACGCACCCCGACTCCGGCGGCGACGAGGACGAGTTCAAGCGCGTGAACCGCGCCTACGAAACGCTGAAAGACGACTGA